A window of the Amycolatopsis solani genome harbors these coding sequences:
- a CDS encoding AMP-binding protein, whose product MPDAPALPSYASGISEVPLLGDTIGDNFDRTVAAFGDRDALVDRAAGRRWTYRELAAEVDALALGLVARGIGKGDRVGIWSPNRAEWTFLQYATAKIGAILVNINPAYRSHELEFVLNQAGIRLLVASDAFKTSDYPAMVEEVREKCAALEHVVILGSDTWQALVEAGGDPEQLRHLQAGLSADDPINIQYTSGTTGFPKGATLSHHNILNNGFFVGELCNYTEADRVCIPVPFYHCFGMVMGNLACTSHGACMVIPAPAFDPKATLEAVAAERCTSLYGVPTMFIAELNHPDFGEFDLSSLRTGIMAGSPCPVEVMKQVIDRMGMAEVSICYGMTETSPVSTQTRADDSIERRVATVGRVGPHLEVKVVDPETGLTVPRGEPGELCTRGYSVMLGYWEQADKTAEAIDAARWMHTGDLAVMDADGYVNITGRIKDMVIRGGENLYPREIEEFLYTHPDILDAQVIGVPDEKYGEELMAWIRLREGAEELTTEKVREFCEGKLARYKIPRYVHVVAEFPMTVTGKVRKVEMREKSITLLGLEEAAAAKHA is encoded by the coding sequence ATGCCTGACGCGCCCGCCTTGCCGAGCTACGCCTCGGGGATCTCGGAGGTCCCCCTGCTCGGGGACACGATCGGGGACAACTTCGACCGGACCGTGGCGGCGTTCGGCGACCGCGACGCCCTCGTCGACCGCGCCGCCGGCCGGCGGTGGACCTACCGCGAACTGGCCGCCGAGGTCGACGCGCTGGCGCTGGGGCTGGTCGCGCGGGGGATCGGCAAGGGCGACCGGGTGGGGATCTGGTCGCCGAACCGGGCGGAGTGGACGTTCCTGCAGTACGCGACGGCGAAGATCGGCGCGATCCTGGTGAACATCAACCCGGCCTACCGCTCGCACGAGCTGGAGTTCGTCCTGAACCAGGCCGGGATCCGCCTGCTGGTGGCTTCGGACGCGTTCAAGACCTCCGACTACCCGGCGATGGTCGAGGAGGTCCGCGAGAAGTGCGCGGCGCTGGAGCACGTCGTGATCCTCGGCAGCGACACCTGGCAGGCGCTCGTGGAAGCGGGCGGCGACCCGGAGCAGCTGAGGCACCTGCAGGCCGGGCTGTCGGCCGACGACCCGATCAACATCCAGTACACCTCCGGCACGACCGGCTTCCCCAAGGGCGCGACCCTGTCGCACCACAACATCCTCAACAACGGCTTCTTCGTCGGGGAGCTGTGCAACTACACCGAAGCGGACCGGGTGTGCATCCCGGTGCCCTTCTACCACTGCTTCGGCATGGTCATGGGCAACCTGGCCTGCACCAGCCACGGCGCGTGCATGGTGATCCCGGCGCCGGCGTTCGACCCGAAGGCGACGCTGGAAGCGGTGGCGGCCGAGCGGTGCACGTCGCTCTACGGCGTGCCGACGATGTTCATCGCCGAGCTGAACCACCCGGACTTCGGGGAGTTCGACCTGTCGTCGCTGCGGACCGGGATCATGGCGGGCTCGCCGTGCCCGGTCGAGGTGATGAAGCAGGTCATCGACCGGATGGGCATGGCCGAGGTGTCGATCTGCTACGGCATGACCGAAACCTCGCCGGTGTCGACGCAGACGCGTGCCGACGACTCGATCGAGCGCCGGGTCGCCACGGTCGGCCGGGTCGGGCCGCACCTGGAGGTCAAGGTCGTGGACCCGGAAACCGGGCTGACGGTGCCGCGGGGCGAGCCGGGTGAACTGTGCACGCGCGGCTATTCGGTGATGCTCGGCTACTGGGAGCAGGCCGACAAGACCGCCGAGGCGATCGACGCGGCCCGCTGGATGCACACCGGCGACCTGGCGGTCATGGACGCCGACGGGTACGTCAACATCACCGGGCGGATCAAGGACATGGTCATCCGGGGTGGCGAGAACCTGTACCCGCGGGAGATCGAGGAGTTCCTCTACACCCACCCGGACATCCTCGACGCGCAGGTGATCGGCGTGCCGGACGAGAAGTACGGCGAAGAGCTGATGGCGTGGATCCGGCTGCGCGAGGGCGCCGAAGAGCTGACCACCGAGAAGGTGCGGGAGTTCTGCGAGGGCAAGCTCGCCCGGTACAAGATCCCGCGGTACGTGCACGTGGTGGCGGAGTTCCCGATGACGGTGACCGGGAAGGTCCGCAAGGTGGAGATGCGCGAGAAGTCGATCACCCTGCTGGGCTTGGAGGAGGCAGCGGCGGCGAAGCACGCCTAA
- a CDS encoding R2-like ligand-binding oxidase has protein sequence MTDTLSELRTGFSSLRKGGLNWDSFPLRLFVKGNKKFWNPADIDFSREREGWDTLNPEQQRSTTYLVAQFIAGEEAVTEDIQPFMRAMSATGRFGDEMYLTQFCFEEAKHTEVFRRWMDAVGLTADLHPFVAENPHYRKLFYEELPQSLRALEDDPSPLNQIRASVTYNHVIEGSLALTGYYSWQLICTQHNILPGMQELVRRIGDDERRHMAWGTFTCRRHVAADDSLWDAVQQRMGELLPHALDMIQWVQNQFEELPFDNDPQEIIQYAADRAQRRLGAIESARGMPVEQIDLDYSPEHLEETFGEEDAKAIAEVAAAAG, from the coding sequence ATGACCGACACGCTGTCCGAGCTGCGGACCGGCTTTTCCTCACTGCGCAAGGGCGGGCTCAACTGGGACTCGTTCCCGCTGCGGCTGTTCGTCAAGGGCAACAAGAAGTTCTGGAATCCCGCCGACATCGACTTCAGCCGCGAACGCGAAGGCTGGGACACGCTCAACCCGGAGCAGCAGCGCAGCACGACGTACCTGGTCGCGCAGTTCATCGCCGGCGAGGAGGCGGTGACCGAGGACATCCAGCCGTTCATGCGCGCGATGTCGGCGACCGGCCGGTTCGGCGACGAGATGTACCTGACGCAGTTCTGCTTCGAGGAAGCCAAGCACACGGAAGTGTTCCGGCGGTGGATGGACGCCGTCGGGCTGACGGCGGACCTCCACCCGTTCGTCGCCGAGAACCCGCACTACCGCAAGCTGTTCTACGAGGAGCTGCCGCAGTCGCTGCGCGCGCTGGAGGACGATCCCAGCCCGCTCAACCAGATCCGCGCGAGCGTGACGTACAACCACGTGATCGAAGGCAGTCTCGCGCTGACGGGCTACTACTCGTGGCAGCTGATCTGCACCCAGCACAACATCCTGCCGGGCATGCAGGAACTGGTCCGCCGCATCGGTGACGACGAGCGCCGCCACATGGCGTGGGGGACGTTCACGTGCCGCCGCCACGTGGCCGCGGACGACTCGCTGTGGGACGCGGTGCAGCAGCGGATGGGCGAGCTGCTCCCGCACGCGCTCGACATGATCCAGTGGGTGCAGAACCAGTTCGAGGAACTGCCGTTCGACAACGACCCGCAGGAGATCATCCAGTACGCGGCGGACCGCGCCCAGCGCCGGCTCGGCGCGATCGAGTCGGCGCGGGGGATGCCGGTGGAGCAGATCGACCTGGACTACTCGCCGGAGCACCTCGAGGAGACGTTCGGCGAGGAAGACGCGAAGGCGATCGCCGAGGTGGCCGCGGCGGCCGGCTGA
- a CDS encoding TetR/AcrR family transcriptional regulator, translating into MTSFTDRTKASLREALLDAAAELLPDRGHAGLRMADVAARAGVSRQTVYNEFGGKAALTQAVALRTAAEFLDGIRQRFETADGLLGGIHDAVVYTIEHARENRLVAAALGTEAGEDLLPLLTTRGEPILTAAAELAAGHYREFEPGLSTESAALLAETVVRLSLSHLVLPTHSAAEAADAVTAVVAPAIRQFVHNGVKR; encoded by the coding sequence GTGACCAGCTTCACTGACCGGACGAAGGCGTCCCTGCGGGAAGCACTGCTGGACGCCGCCGCCGAGCTGCTGCCGGACCGCGGGCACGCGGGCCTGCGGATGGCCGACGTGGCGGCGCGGGCCGGGGTGAGCAGGCAGACCGTCTACAACGAGTTCGGCGGCAAGGCGGCGCTGACCCAGGCGGTGGCGCTGCGCACCGCGGCGGAGTTCCTCGACGGGATCCGGCAGCGGTTCGAAACGGCGGACGGGCTCCTCGGGGGCATCCACGACGCCGTCGTCTACACGATCGAGCACGCGCGGGAGAACCGCCTGGTCGCGGCGGCGCTCGGCACCGAAGCGGGCGAGGACCTGCTGCCGCTGCTCACGACCAGGGGCGAGCCCATCCTCACCGCGGCCGCCGAACTCGCCGCCGGGCACTACCGGGAGTTCGAGCCCGGCCTTTCGACGGAGTCCGCGGCCCTGCTCGCGGAGACCGTCGTGCGGCTCTCCCTGTCGCACCTGGTGCTCCCGACACACTCCGCGGCGGAGGCGGCCGACGCCGTCACCGCCGTGGTGGCACCCGCCATCCGCCAATTCGTCCACAATGGAGTGAAACGATGA
- a CDS encoding HAD family hydrolase, which yields MGITVGFDLDMTLIDARPGMAAAMNALGAESGLPLDGAAFAANLGPPLDDILRGFEAPEERIPGLVDRFRALYPDMVVPSTVALPGAVESLRAVRDAGGRTLVVTGKYGPNAQLHVDALGLDVDEVVGELWSTQKAEALLAHDARVYVGDHAGDIRGALAAGAIAVGVTTGPCDRALLLSEGAEVVFESLTEFPDWFEKTFAAVP from the coding sequence GTGGGCATCACGGTGGGGTTCGACCTCGACATGACACTGATCGACGCGCGGCCGGGCATGGCCGCGGCGATGAACGCGCTCGGCGCCGAATCCGGCCTGCCGCTGGACGGCGCCGCGTTCGCGGCCAACCTCGGCCCGCCGCTCGACGACATCCTGCGCGGCTTCGAGGCGCCGGAGGAGCGCATCCCGGGGCTCGTCGACCGGTTCCGCGCGCTGTACCCGGACATGGTCGTGCCGAGCACCGTCGCGCTGCCGGGCGCGGTCGAGTCGCTGCGCGCGGTGCGGGACGCGGGCGGGCGCACGCTGGTCGTCACCGGCAAGTACGGGCCCAACGCGCAGCTGCACGTCGACGCGCTCGGCCTGGACGTCGACGAGGTCGTCGGCGAGCTGTGGTCGACGCAGAAGGCCGAGGCGCTGCTCGCGCACGACGCGCGCGTGTATGTCGGAGATCACGCCGGCGACATCCGCGGCGCGCTGGCCGCCGGGGCGATCGCGGTCGGCGTCACGACGGGTCCGTGCGATCGCGCGCTCCTGCTCAGCGAAGGAGCGGAGGTGGTGTTCGAGTCGCTGACGGAGTTCCCGGACTGGTTCGAGAAGACGTTCGCGGCCGTGCCTTAG
- a CDS encoding cold-shock protein, whose amino-acid sequence MPTGKVKWYDAEKGFGFVTQDGGADVYIRKAALPQGVEGLKAGQRLEFGVADGRRGPQALSVRLLDPPPSVAEARRRPAEELHGLIEDMIKLLELKVQPDLRRNRYPDRKHTKQIAEIMRAVARDIDP is encoded by the coding sequence GTGCCGACCGGCAAGGTCAAGTGGTACGACGCGGAGAAGGGGTTCGGGTTCGTCACGCAGGACGGTGGCGCCGACGTCTACATCCGCAAGGCCGCGCTGCCGCAGGGCGTCGAGGGGCTCAAGGCCGGTCAGCGGCTGGAGTTCGGCGTCGCCGACGGCCGCCGCGGTCCGCAAGCGCTCTCCGTCCGGCTGCTCGACCCGCCGCCGTCCGTCGCCGAGGCCCGTCGTCGCCCGGCGGAAGAGCTGCACGGCCTGATCGAGGACATGATCAAGCTCCTCGAGCTGAAGGTGCAGCCGGACCTGCGGCGCAACCGCTACCCGGACCGCAAGCACACCAAGCAGATCGCCGAGATCATGCGCGCGGTCGCCCGGGACATCGATCCCTAG
- a CDS encoding DUF2771 family protein, whose product MRRSRVVALLAAGGFAVAGCSAPGPAEVTFYADGHTINTTPVLTCDYSQQLAQPCSAKGDTKTLKVRPGKPVQISVPGEVADAPWQIVYEYVTPQGEYKQSDPIPFTSLDRYAYTVTPPTPADRISAVDVQKYTAVLNAGTGESGLLPSDVWGLRLEA is encoded by the coding sequence ATGCGACGTTCCCGGGTGGTGGCCCTGCTTGCGGCCGGTGGGTTCGCGGTGGCCGGCTGCTCGGCCCCCGGCCCGGCCGAGGTCACGTTCTACGCCGACGGCCACACGATCAACACCACGCCCGTGCTCACGTGCGACTACTCGCAGCAGCTCGCGCAGCCGTGCAGCGCCAAGGGCGACACGAAGACGCTGAAGGTCCGCCCGGGCAAGCCCGTGCAGATCTCCGTGCCCGGCGAGGTCGCGGACGCGCCGTGGCAGATCGTCTACGAGTACGTCACCCCGCAGGGCGAGTACAAGCAGAGTGACCCGATCCCGTTCACGTCGCTGGACCGCTACGCGTACACGGTCACGCCGCCGACGCCCGCCGACCGCATCTCGGCGGTCGACGTGCAGAAGTACACGGCCGTGCTGAACGCCGGCACCGGCGAGTCCGGGCTGCTGCCCAGCGACGTGTGGGGTCTCCGGCTGGAGGCCTAG
- a CDS encoding MFS transporter has protein sequence MALFGSRSDGSGSQPRGRKSKRRWTPEPGAADARSWREAARNPQPTRVEPPVGRAERTRVEHPGPPPAEHTRVEHRSAAPPTRAERPAPPPPPRGGYYGSPDANEAPTAAAPMGHRPPPPPRGARPYPPSDPHRTEPVRREPGGFYQGDRYPGSGEYEHYDTGGYAGEPRPPEAEPLPPREEPRTPGGTPKLPKKITVTRVAAMRSRQLTGQAVGAFQRATKADGAEKSGLTSLTYAVMLNYASDAAMAIALANTLFFAATSGESKGKVALYLLITIAPFALVAPVIGPALDKVQRGRRLAMCASSIGQGLMAVVMALHFDDWLLYPAALGMMVLSKSFTVLKAAVTPRVLPSEITLSKTNARLTTFGLVAAGAFGALASGINAISGAAGALWFTALICVAAAVQSMRIPAWVEATEGEVPTSLSAHPTEKKRRQPMGRHIVVALWGNGSVRILTGFLMMFAAFAVKAQTEGSGQTPFMQLLLLGVIGAAAGAGGFLGNALGSRLHFGSPDQVIVGCVAGCVLAALVATLLPGLATAAIVGLVGATASALAKISLDAVIQEDLPEESRASAFGRSETVLQLAWCLGGAVGLLLPPTYWIGFLVITVVLAVGLTQTYLVRRGGSLVPGLGGDRPLRPEPTGSFPAQGLPRDAAPRR, from the coding sequence GTGGCACTCTTCGGCTCCCGCTCCGACGGCTCCGGCTCGCAGCCGCGCGGCCGCAAGTCGAAGCGACGCTGGACGCCGGAGCCGGGCGCGGCGGACGCGCGCAGCTGGCGCGAGGCCGCCCGCAACCCGCAGCCCACCCGCGTCGAGCCCCCGGTCGGCCGCGCGGAACGCACTCGCGTCGAGCACCCCGGCCCGCCGCCGGCCGAGCACACCCGCGTCGAGCACCGCAGCGCGGCGCCACCCACCCGCGCCGAGCGGCCCGCGCCACCGCCGCCCCCGCGCGGCGGCTACTACGGCTCGCCGGACGCGAACGAGGCCCCGACCGCCGCCGCGCCGATGGGGCACCGGCCGCCGCCGCCGCCACGCGGGGCGCGGCCGTACCCGCCGTCCGACCCGCACCGCACCGAACCCGTCCGCCGTGAGCCCGGCGGCTTCTACCAGGGCGACCGGTACCCCGGCAGCGGCGAGTACGAGCACTACGACACCGGTGGCTACGCCGGCGAGCCGCGGCCGCCGGAGGCCGAACCGCTGCCGCCGCGCGAGGAACCGCGGACGCCGGGCGGCACGCCGAAGCTGCCGAAGAAGATCACCGTCACGCGCGTGGCGGCGATGCGCAGCCGCCAGCTGACCGGCCAGGCCGTCGGCGCCTTCCAGCGCGCGACGAAGGCCGACGGCGCCGAGAAGTCCGGCCTCACTTCGCTGACCTACGCCGTGATGCTGAACTACGCCAGCGACGCGGCGATGGCGATCGCGCTGGCCAACACCCTGTTCTTCGCCGCGACCAGCGGTGAGAGCAAGGGCAAGGTGGCGCTCTACCTGCTCATCACGATCGCGCCGTTCGCGCTGGTCGCGCCGGTGATCGGGCCGGCGCTCGACAAGGTGCAGCGCGGCCGCCGGCTCGCGATGTGCGCGTCGTCGATCGGCCAGGGCCTGATGGCCGTCGTGATGGCGCTGCACTTCGACGACTGGCTGCTCTACCCGGCCGCGCTCGGGATGATGGTGCTCTCGAAGTCGTTCACCGTGCTCAAGGCCGCGGTCACCCCGCGCGTGCTGCCGTCGGAAATCACGCTGTCCAAGACCAACGCCCGGCTGACGACGTTCGGCCTGGTCGCCGCGGGCGCGTTCGGCGCGCTGGCCAGCGGCATCAACGCCATCTCCGGGGCGGCGGGCGCGCTGTGGTTCACGGCGCTGATCTGCGTCGCCGCCGCCGTCCAGTCGATGCGGATCCCGGCCTGGGTGGAAGCCACCGAGGGCGAGGTCCCGACGTCGCTTTCGGCGCACCCGACCGAGAAGAAGCGCCGCCAGCCGATGGGGCGCCACATCGTCGTCGCGCTGTGGGGCAACGGCTCGGTCCGCATCCTCACCGGTTTCCTGATGATGTTCGCCGCGTTCGCCGTCAAGGCCCAGACCGAGGGCAGCGGCCAGACGCCGTTCATGCAGCTGCTGCTGCTCGGCGTGATCGGCGCCGCGGCGGGCGCCGGCGGCTTCCTCGGCAACGCGCTGGGCTCGCGTCTGCACTTCGGCAGCCCGGACCAGGTGATCGTCGGGTGCGTGGCGGGCTGCGTGCTGGCCGCGCTGGTCGCGACGCTCCTGCCCGGCCTCGCCACGGCCGCGATCGTCGGCCTGGTCGGTGCGACCGCGAGCGCGCTGGCGAAGATCAGCCTCGACGCCGTCATCCAGGAAGACCTGCCCGAGGAGTCGCGCGCGTCGGCGTTCGGCCGCTCGGAAACCGTGCTGCAGCTGGCCTGGTGCCTCGGCGGCGCGGTCGGCCTGCTGCTGCCGCCGACCTACTGGATCGGCTTCCTGGTCATCACGGTCGTGCTGGCCGTCGGCCTCACCCAGACGTACCTGGTGCGCCGCGGCGGTTCGCTCGTGCCGGGGCTCGGCGGCGACCGGCCGCTGCGCCCCGAGCCGACCGGCAGCTTCCCGGCCCAGGGCCTGCCCAGGGACGCGGCACCCCGCCGGTAG
- a CDS encoding glutaminyl-peptide cyclotransferase has product MRTPIVTTLLLAAALGGCAGAPEQQPGAERLTVEVVSTLAHDPAAFTEGLEFDGGTLYESTGLAGQSTLTAGPPGGPPAVTATLPSPLFGEGVTVLGPTLWQLTWQDGVAIERDSKTLAELRRVPYQGEGWGLCHQADGRLVMSDGSSRLTFRDPETFAVTGSVDVGRDQLNELECVGGDVYANVWHTDTILRVDAATGRVTGTIDAGQLRARVNPTGAEDVLNGIAAVPGTGDFLLTGKQWPTTFRVRFVPVPA; this is encoded by the coding sequence GTGCGCACGCCGATCGTCACCACCCTGCTGCTGGCCGCCGCGCTCGGCGGCTGCGCCGGTGCTCCCGAACAACAACCCGGCGCGGAACGGCTCACCGTCGAGGTGGTCTCGACCTTGGCGCACGACCCCGCCGCGTTCACCGAAGGCCTCGAATTCGACGGCGGCACGCTCTACGAGAGCACCGGCCTCGCCGGGCAGTCGACGCTCACCGCCGGACCGCCTGGCGGGCCGCCCGCCGTCACCGCCACGCTGCCGTCGCCGCTGTTCGGCGAGGGCGTCACCGTGCTCGGGCCGACGCTCTGGCAGCTCACCTGGCAGGACGGCGTCGCCATCGAACGCGACTCGAAGACCCTCGCCGAGCTGCGGCGGGTGCCCTACCAGGGCGAAGGCTGGGGCCTCTGCCACCAGGCCGACGGGCGGCTCGTCATGAGCGACGGCTCTTCGCGGCTCACCTTCCGCGACCCGGAGACCTTCGCCGTGACCGGGAGCGTCGATGTCGGGCGCGACCAGCTCAACGAACTCGAGTGCGTCGGTGGCGACGTCTACGCAAACGTTTGGCACACCGACACGATCCTGCGGGTCGACGCCGCCACCGGGCGCGTCACCGGGACGATCGACGCAGGTCAACTGCGTGCGAGGGTGAACCCGACCGGCGCCGAAGACGTGCTCAACGGCATCGCCGCCGTCCCGGGGACCGGCGATTTCCTCCTCACCGGGAAGCAGTGGCCGACCACGTTCCGGGTGAGGTTCGTCCCGGTCCCGGCGTGA
- a CDS encoding DUF3027 domain-containing protein codes for MTLLLTLDDGSVQRKLADAVEFARAAVLEEAPGEQLGAHVGVTREDAVTASHLFEAQVPGYRGWRWSVTVALAADDEPVTVSEVVLVPGPEARIAPPWVPWERRVRAGDLGVGDIFPTDENDPRLAPAYLQSDDPAVEEVARDAGLGRVHVLSRFGRTEAASRWHTGEFGPRSDMARSAPDVCGTCGFFVPLAGSLRGVFGVCSNDISPADGHVVDVEYGCGAHSEVEVEVTSSIPVAELVYDDSLLDFTPVPSPSPSPEVVETAAAEPETAVAESDISPAEVEPEVAAPAESESAQAEVADAVAEPEVVAPAEPAQAGAVAEPAEVEPAEAETTDVVAEPEAVAPVEVDPAEAEVTDAAAEPEVVAAAEPAQAGAVAEPAEAEPVQAEVADAAAEPEVVAAVEPAQADAVAEPAEVESAQAEVADVVAEPAEVEAADVAVEPEVAAPVVDDVPEPAEAEPTQAEVTDAVAEPQAEAGEAVELPEAAVTDNVVTEAHVRDEGAGEQRER; via the coding sequence ATGACTTTGCTGCTGACCCTCGACGACGGTTCCGTGCAGCGCAAACTCGCCGACGCGGTGGAGTTCGCGCGAGCTGCGGTGCTGGAGGAAGCGCCCGGGGAGCAGCTCGGCGCCCACGTGGGGGTCACCCGTGAGGACGCGGTGACGGCGAGTCACCTGTTCGAGGCCCAGGTCCCGGGCTACCGCGGCTGGCGCTGGTCGGTGACGGTCGCACTGGCGGCCGACGACGAGCCGGTGACGGTCAGCGAGGTCGTCCTGGTGCCCGGCCCGGAGGCGCGCATCGCCCCGCCGTGGGTCCCGTGGGAGCGCCGGGTGCGCGCGGGCGACCTCGGCGTCGGCGACATCTTCCCGACGGACGAGAACGACCCGCGCCTGGCCCCGGCGTACCTGCAGTCGGACGACCCGGCGGTGGAGGAGGTCGCCCGCGACGCGGGCCTGGGCCGCGTACACGTGCTGTCCCGCTTCGGCCGCACGGAGGCAGCGTCCCGCTGGCACACCGGCGAGTTCGGCCCGCGGTCCGACATGGCCCGCAGCGCCCCGGACGTGTGCGGCACGTGCGGTTTCTTCGTCCCACTGGCGGGCTCCCTGCGCGGCGTGTTCGGCGTGTGCAGCAACGACATCTCCCCGGCGGACGGCCACGTGGTCGACGTGGAGTACGGCTGCGGCGCCCACTCGGAGGTCGAGGTCGAGGTGACGTCCTCGATCCCGGTGGCCGAGCTGGTGTACGACGACTCGCTGCTGGACTTCACGCCGGTGCCGTCGCCGTCGCCCTCCCCGGAGGTGGTGGAGACGGCAGCGGCCGAGCCGGAGACGGCGGTCGCGGAGTCGGACATCTCACCGGCGGAGGTCGAGCCGGAGGTGGCTGCGCCGGCGGAGTCGGAGTCGGCTCAGGCCGAGGTGGCCGATGCGGTTGCGGAGCCGGAGGTGGTTGCCCCGGCGGAGCCGGCTCAGGCCGGTGCGGTCGCGGAGCCGGCGGAGGTCGAGCCGGCTGAGGCTGAGACGACCGATGTGGTTGCCGAGCCCGAGGCGGTTGCGCCGGTAGAGGTTGACCCGGCCGAGGCCGAGGTGACCGATGCGGCTGCCGAGCCGGAGGTGGTTGCCGCGGCGGAGCCGGCCCAGGCCGGTGCGGTCGCGGAGCCGGCGGAGGCCGAGCCGGTCCAGGCCGAGGTGGCCGATGCGGCTGCCGAGCCGGAGGTGGTTGCCGCGGTGGAGCCGGCCCAGGCCGATGCGGTCGCGGAGCCGGCGGAGGTCGAGTCGGCTCAGGCTGAGGTGGCTGATGTGGTTGCCGAGCCGGCTGAGGTGGAGGCGGCCGATGTCGCTGTGGAGCCCGAGGTGGCCGCTCCGGTTGTCGATGATGTTCCCGAGCCCGCGGAAGCCGAGCCGACTCAGGCTGAGGTGACCGATGCGGTTGCTGAGCCGCAGGCGGAGGCTGGCGAGGCGGTTGAACTGCCCGAAGCCGCTGTCACCGACAATGTCGTCACCGAGGCGCACGTCCGCGACGAAGGTGCCGGTGAGCAGCGGGAGCGCTGA